The following coding sequences are from one Perognathus longimembris pacificus isolate PPM17 chromosome 13, ASM2315922v1, whole genome shotgun sequence window:
- the Aqp11 gene encoding aquaporin-11, with protein sequence MAALLQGLWAEARGPAASLALLLAAVLLAGLARAAAGRLRPRARALALELLGTWQLCCCTHELQLLSAPEPARPSWAPALLYLLALVHGLTLAGAAANPCVLLLQLLRGGLGPGAGALRLAAQLAGALGSRLCVSAAWGLGPSEPHLAARALPCRGPLRAALPQAVATEAACAFLFHSALLHSQEVRGPLRLHLLAALTTFLAHAGGSLTGALYNPALALSLHLKCFVEDFHQFFVVYCLGPSLGILLMVLMFNFFLPWLHNNSTANKNE encoded by the exons ATGGCGGCGCTGCTGCAGGGGCTCTGGGCGGAGGCGCGCGGCCCCGCGGCGTCGCTGGCGCTGCTGCTGGCGGCCGTGCTGCTGGCGGGGCTGGCGCGCGCGGCGGCCGGGCGGCTgcggccccgggcccgcgccctgGCGCTGGAGCTGCTGGGCACCTGGCAGCTGTGCTGCTGCACGCACGAGCTGCAGCTGCTGAGCGCGCCGGAGCCCGCGCGCCCGTCCTGGGCGCCCGCGCTGCTCTACCTGCTGGCGCTGGTGCACGGGCTCACGCTGGCGGGCGCCGCGGCCAACCCGTGCGtcctgctcctgcagctgctgcggGGCGGCCTGGGCCCCGGCGCCGGCGCCCTGCGGCTGGCGGCGCAGCTGGCGGGCGCCCTGGGCAGCCGGCTCTGCGTGAGCGCcgcctggggcctgggcccctCCGAGCCCCACCTCGCCGCCCGCGCCCTGCCCTGCCGCGGGCCCCTGCGCGCCGCGCTGCCCCAGGCGGTCGCCACCGAGGCCGCCTGCGCCTTCCTCTTCCACAGCGCGCTGCTGCACAGCCAGGAGGTGCGCGGCCCGCTGCGCCTGCACCTGCTGGCCGCCCTCACCACCTTCCTGGCGCACGCAG GAGGAAGTTTAACTGGCGCTCTATATAATCCAGCTTTGGCACTTTCCCTTCATCTCAAGTGTTTTGTTGAAGATTTCCATCAATTTTTTGTAGTATATTGCCTGGGTCCTTCTTTAG GTATATTGTTGATGGTTTTAATGTTCAACTTTTTCCTTCCATGGCTGCATAACAACAGTACAGCCAACAAAAATGAGTAA